Proteins encoded within one genomic window of Cucumis sativus cultivar 9930 chromosome 3, Cucumber_9930_V3, whole genome shotgun sequence:
- the LOC101208133 gene encoding pentatricopeptide repeat-containing protein At1g12775, mitochondrial: MASTGKRVLALARNVSLSVPLQSQQPHYPLIFRGFFSTDPSISITNPLLLKLLQEPTSSVKSVLDSQENGFLCSSRLSLNALVTSLISSSMLKKAQLVLEWKLENMSKKNERDLDFYINLICLCGKLRNSSLAMRVFNVMEFQGVKPTVTAFNSLIEACISSNNMITAFSIFEVMKNSKNFKPNTDTFYYFISAFAKLHDVNSMQAWYSAKKAFEFSPDLRTYEALIHGSVKSNCFDFGVKCFEEMILSDIVPNTIILENMLEGLCKRKNFDEVKKFLNVVLDNGWEIDWNVVEKFIPVWFESGELEGMKEILTKLNKWN; this comes from the exons ATGGCGTCCACCGGGAAAAGGGTTTTGGCATTGGCCAGAAATGTTTCCCTCAGTGTTCCACTTCAGTCACAGCAACCTCATTATCCACTTATTTTCCGGGGATTCTTCTCCACTGATCCTTCAATTTCCATTACGAATCCTCTGCTTCTCAAATTGCTTCAGGAGCCAACTTCGTCTGTCAAATCCGTGCTCGATTCCCAGGAAAATGGTTTTCTCTGTAGCTCCCGTCTTTCATTGAATGCCCTCGTTACGTCTCTTATATCTTCTTCAATGCTCAAGAAGGCTCAGCTG GTTTTGGAATGGAAATTGGAGAATATGAgcaaaaaaaatgagagagatcTTGATTTCTACATCAACCTGATATGTCTATGCGGAAAGCTTAGAAATTCCTCTCTTGCAATGCGTGTCTTCAATGTTATGGAATTTCAAGGAGTTAAACCCACGGTGACTGCTTTCAATTCACTTATAGAGGCTTGTATATCTTCCAATAATATGATAACTGCCTTTAGCATATTTGAAGTAATGAAAAActccaaaaattttaaacccaACACTGACACTttctattatttcatttctgcATTCGCCAAATTGCACGATGTCAACTCTATGCAAGCATGGTATTCAGCCAAAAAAGCATTTGAATTCTCTCCCGACCTTCGAACCTACGAAGCTCTTATACATGGTAGTGTGAAATCGAACTGCTTTGATTTTGGTGTCAAATGTTTTGAGGAAATGATCTTATCTGACATTGTACCCAACACAATCATATTGGAGAATATGCTTGAGGGGCTctgtaaaaggaaaaattttgaTGAAGTGAAGAAGTTCCTAAATGTTGTGCTTGACAATGGATGGGAGATCGATTGGAATGTGGTTGAGAAATTCATTCCAGTATGGTTTGAATCTGGGGAGTTGGAAGGGATGAAGGAGATCCTTACTAAGCTAAATAAGTGGAATTAG